In Candidatus Polarisedimenticolia bacterium, the following are encoded in one genomic region:
- a CDS encoding FecR domain-containing protein has translation MTTGRQAAQGNILLDWFTVSYRSIVLALVFLVGAGGAVFLYFYLKAATGDTPEGAALQELTRAERLFSEAESAAHGEQAAPVINQAGRLLESARRTFRDHEFEESRGLSVQSQGFSRKILDSSTAESSFTAKIYRFEGDVKIKRVKQFVWETITGNLALKVGDQIKTSSSGSAQIVYFDGTITTLKPGSLLEIRELFEDPATKVRKVRERLNFGGVHAATQGGNAQGSFHEVSTETTIARTQDRAQMSMEFDAAARTTRTSVESGEAEVSTGGSSVKLASLESVTVPAEGKLSPKENILSSPSLVEPIDQRVFMFVPGKESSTTLKWDRVAAASAYRLQISQQPLFGLLLLNKPDITSTSVVLPDLAGGSYYWRVAARDGAGNEGAFSEIRKFRVGSERERGPEDRVPPALQLVDFMPSGALVIIRGRTEAAASVAIDGQMVDVEDDGAFTAVVKMKHDGPNTLEIVAQDTAGNETRLKKNVYVETF, from the coding sequence ATGACAACCGGCCGACAGGCGGCACAGGGAAACATCCTGCTGGACTGGTTCACGGTCTCCTATCGGAGCATCGTGCTCGCCCTCGTTTTCCTGGTCGGCGCGGGGGGCGCGGTGTTCCTCTACTTCTACCTCAAGGCCGCCACGGGCGACACTCCGGAGGGAGCGGCCCTGCAGGAGCTGACCCGGGCCGAGCGATTGTTCTCGGAAGCCGAGTCGGCGGCGCACGGCGAGCAGGCCGCGCCGGTGATCAACCAGGCGGGACGCCTTCTCGAGTCGGCGCGCCGCACCTTCCGCGATCATGAGTTCGAGGAGAGCCGGGGGCTGTCGGTACAGTCCCAGGGCTTCTCGCGCAAGATTCTGGACAGCTCGACCGCCGAGAGCAGCTTCACCGCCAAGATCTACCGCTTCGAAGGGGACGTGAAGATAAAGCGGGTGAAGCAGTTCGTGTGGGAGACCATCACCGGGAACCTGGCCCTCAAGGTGGGGGACCAGATCAAGACCTCCTCCAGCGGCAGCGCGCAGATCGTCTATTTCGACGGCACCATCACCACCCTGAAGCCCGGCTCGCTCCTGGAGATCCGCGAGCTGTTCGAGGACCCCGCCACCAAGGTGCGCAAGGTCCGTGAGCGTCTGAACTTCGGCGGTGTGCACGCCGCCACCCAGGGCGGCAATGCGCAAGGCTCCTTCCACGAGGTCTCCACCGAGACGACGATTGCCCGCACCCAGGACCGGGCGCAGATGTCGATGGAGTTCGACGCGGCCGCACGGACGACGCGCACGTCGGTGGAGAGCGGCGAGGCCGAAGTCTCCACCGGGGGCAGCTCGGTGAAGCTTGCCTCCCTCGAAAGCGTGACGGTGCCTGCCGAAGGGAAGCTTTCGCCCAAGGAGAACATCCTTTCCTCGCCCTCGCTGGTGGAGCCGATCGACCAGCGCGTCTTCATGTTCGTGCCCGGCAAGGAGTCCAGCACGACCTTGAAGTGGGATCGGGTCGCGGCCGCCTCGGCCTATCGCCTGCAGATCTCCCAGCAGCCGCTGTTCGGGCTGCTGCTGCTCAACAAGCCCGACATCACATCCACCTCGGTCGTGCTTCCCGATCTGGCGGGGGGCAGCTACTACTGGCGCGTGGCGGCACGCGACGGAGCTGGCAACGAAGGGGCCTTCTCGGAGATCCGCAAGTTCCGCGTCGGCTCGGAGCGCGAGCGTGGTCCCGAGGACCGGGTGCCGCCGGCGCTGCAGCTGGTGGATTTCATGCCCAGCGGCGCTCTGGTGATCATTCGCGGCCGCACCGAGGCCGCCGCCAGCGTGGCCATCGACGGACAGATGGTCGACGTCGAGGACGACGGCGCCTTCACGGCGGTGGTGAAGATGAAGCACGACGGGCCCAACACGCTGGAAATCGTCGCCCAGGACACGGCCGGCAACGAAACGCGCCTCAAGAAGAACGTCTACGTGGAGACTTTCTGA
- a CDS encoding sensor domain-containing diguanylate cyclase yields the protein MAAAPEILLLLDEESNSRDMVTSGGGATARLRVLRWDRVRGEDLASPELRAVVFEDGASPDRRRRAALLKEVPDHVARVSLAPQGSRGAARRATASDLRLAPPVDLGTLSRLVSLQRRCFDLEEASRRSRRVAGQLSRQINTAAEVLRACNAEAEPRRIAEAAIALVHRHCPAEAWSVLLLDAEKSCLIIEAADGPGMVNWLGRRVGVGEGVAGRALRSRQPLALPRGPAGSPEIPAELAWSQILAVPLLSRGKAIGVAELMRAASGNPFRRRDARVVSLLLEPMAVALENNQLLRVSQELSVTDDLTKLYNSRYLNASLSREVQRARRYRSQVSLIFLDLDGFKNVNDQHGHLAGSRALVEVGAVIRHMVREIDIVCRFGGDEFTVILPQTGSEGARVIAERIRQRLEETIFLETFSLAVRITASFGVATFPDHALSEKSLIQKADEAMYRVKGHGKNAVAEALTEV from the coding sequence ATGGCGGCGGCGCCGGAAATCCTGCTGCTGCTGGACGAGGAGAGCAACTCGCGCGACATGGTGACTTCCGGCGGCGGCGCGACGGCGCGCCTGCGCGTGCTGCGCTGGGACCGGGTGCGCGGAGAAGACCTGGCGAGCCCCGAGCTGCGCGCCGTGGTCTTCGAGGACGGGGCCTCCCCCGATCGACGGCGGCGCGCGGCTTTGCTGAAGGAGGTACCCGACCATGTCGCGCGGGTCTCGCTGGCGCCTCAGGGGAGCCGCGGCGCCGCGCGGCGCGCCACGGCGTCGGACCTGCGCCTCGCCCCGCCCGTGGATCTCGGCACCCTGTCACGCCTGGTGTCGCTGCAGCGCCGGTGCTTCGACCTGGAGGAGGCGTCGCGGCGGTCGCGGCGGGTGGCCGGGCAGCTCTCACGGCAGATCAATACGGCGGCGGAAGTGCTGCGCGCCTGCAATGCGGAAGCGGAGCCTCGTCGGATCGCCGAGGCGGCGATCGCCCTCGTCCACCGGCACTGCCCGGCCGAGGCCTGGTCGGTGCTCCTCCTCGACGCGGAGAAGAGCTGCCTGATCATCGAGGCGGCGGATGGACCGGGAATGGTGAACTGGCTGGGACGCCGGGTGGGTGTGGGCGAGGGAGTCGCCGGCAGGGCGCTGCGCTCCCGCCAGCCTCTGGCACTGCCGCGCGGTCCGGCGGGTAGTCCCGAGATTCCCGCGGAGCTGGCCTGGAGCCAAATCCTCGCCGTTCCGCTCCTGAGCCGGGGAAAGGCGATCGGAGTTGCCGAGCTGATGCGTGCCGCCTCCGGCAACCCGTTCCGCCGGCGCGACGCGCGCGTCGTGTCGCTGCTGCTCGAGCCGATGGCGGTGGCCCTCGAGAACAATCAGCTGCTGCGGGTCTCGCAGGAGCTGTCGGTCACCGACGATTTGACGAAGCTCTACAACTCGCGCTACCTGAATGCTTCGCTGTCGCGCGAGGTCCAGAGGGCCCGCCGCTATCGCTCCCAGGTGTCGCTGATCTTCCTGGACCTGGACGGCTTCAAGAACGTGAACGACCAGCACGGCCACCTGGCGGGGAGCCGGGCGCTGGTCGAGGTCGGGGCGGTGATCCGCCACATGGTCCGCGAGATCGACATCGTCTGCCGCTTCGGCGGGGACGAGTTCACGGTGATCCTCCCGCAAACCGGCTCCGAAGGGGCGCGCGTCATCGCCGAAAGGATCCGCCAGCGCCTGGAGGAGACGATTTTCCTGGAGACCTTCTCGCTCGCGGTGCGCATCACGGCGAGTTTCGGAGTCGCCACCTTCCCGGATCACGCTCTGTCCGAGAAGTCCTTGATTCAAAAGGCGGACGAGGCGATGTACCGGGTCAAGGGCCATGGCAAGAACGCCGTCGCTGAGGCACTGACGGAAGTTTGA
- a CDS encoding rod shape-determining protein has product MAKNGMGWSPRSILSLFSNDLAIDLGTANTLVYARGKGIVVCEPSIIAVNQKTGKVEAVGKEAKEMLGRTPGNIIAIRPMKDGVIADFEHTEKMLDHFIKKAHNRSLGVRPRIVIGVPSEITQVEKRAVKDSAYRAKASEVYLVEQAMVAAVGAGLPVTEPTGNMVVDIGGGTTDVAVISMAGIVYSRSVRIAGNKMDEDIVQYIKRKYNLLVGERTAEEIKINIGSAFPLEEELTMEIKGRDLVEGIPKTLVVSDEEIREALSETVSNIIEAVRVALEQTPPELSADIVDKGIVLTGGGSLLKNLDKRLREETGLPVSMADDPLASVVLGTGKMLNDFNLLRKISID; this is encoded by the coding sequence ATGGCCAAGAACGGGATGGGTTGGAGCCCCCGATCGATTCTCAGCCTTTTCTCCAATGATCTGGCGATCGACCTGGGAACGGCCAATACCCTGGTTTACGCGCGGGGTAAAGGCATCGTGGTGTGCGAACCGTCCATCATCGCGGTCAACCAGAAAACCGGAAAGGTGGAGGCGGTCGGCAAGGAAGCGAAAGAGATGCTGGGGCGTACCCCTGGGAACATCATTGCCATCCGGCCCATGAAAGACGGCGTCATCGCCGATTTCGAGCACACCGAGAAGATGCTCGACCACTTCATCAAGAAGGCCCACAACCGCTCCCTGGGGGTGCGCCCGCGCATCGTCATCGGCGTTCCCTCCGAGATCACGCAGGTGGAGAAGCGGGCCGTCAAGGATTCCGCCTACCGCGCCAAGGCCTCCGAGGTCTACCTCGTGGAGCAGGCGATGGTCGCCGCCGTGGGTGCCGGACTGCCCGTCACCGAGCCCACCGGGAACATGGTGGTCGACATCGGCGGCGGCACCACCGACGTGGCGGTCATCTCGATGGCCGGGATCGTCTACAGCCGGTCCGTGAGGATCGCGGGCAACAAGATGGACGAGGACATCGTCCAGTACATCAAGCGCAAGTACAACCTGCTGGTGGGGGAGCGCACGGCGGAGGAGATCAAGATCAACATCGGCTCGGCCTTCCCTCTCGAGGAGGAGCTGACCATGGAGATCAAGGGAAGGGACCTGGTGGAGGGGATTCCCAAGACCCTGGTGGTCTCCGACGAGGAGATCCGCGAGGCCCTTTCGGAAACCGTGTCGAACATCATCGAGGCGGTCCGCGTGGCCCTCGAGCAGACGCCGCCGGAGCTTAGCGCTGACATCGTGGACAAGGGGATCGTGCTCACGGGGGGCGGGTCCCTGCTGAAGAACCTGGACAAGAGGCTGCGGGAGGAGACGGGCCTTCCCGTCTCCATGGCGGACGACCCGCTCGCCTCGGTGGTGCTGGGGACCGGAAAGATGCTCAACGATTTCAATCTTCTCCGGAAGATCTCCATCGACTGA